The Athene noctua chromosome 3, bAthNoc1.hap1.1, whole genome shotgun sequence genome includes a region encoding these proteins:
- the NUP107 gene encoding nuclear pore complex protein Nup107, protein MERNDFGDMSSPRDAEMGRPGRKQSSQKRVSILTSLDDTIGNMTPRGQLISRTPGSLLRQPVTALTRSFMKPSDMSAILGTGGKSPLILPTPGLLSNLSMLDDSSWTMALSPQQTGMFVNLDMSNMTEDVTVSAVLLREDDPGEAATMSMYSDFLHCFLKHTSTTIFDLVDEYESICSSQVNILGKIVYRATPGQQKFSKTASVLWLLKQEMVTWRLLSSLYRDRIQSALEDETTFDITVLTASEKTNVDNLFQKDSLVRQSQLVVDWLESIAKDDIGDFSDNIEFYAKSVYWENTLHILKQRQLNTYIGSSRALVTELDPDAPIRQKLPLDDLDREDDARLLKYLFTLIRAGMTDEAQRLCKRCGQAWRAATLEGWKLYHDPNINGGKELEPVQGNPYRCIWKISCWRMAEEEQFNRYERAIYAALSGNLKQLLPVCDTWEDTVWAYFRVMVDTLVEQEIRTSVITAEEMEELPRDYLETNWTSEKVFEELQATDKKRVIEENQEHYHVIQKFIILGDVDGLMEEFSRWLSKDRSVLPGHLLRFMTHLILFFRTLGLQTKEEVSVEVLKTYIQRMMSEKHTDLIAFYVSHLPPELAVAQYALFLEDVTESDQRHHCLELAKDAGLDVATITKTVVENIRKKDAGEFSHHDHMLDTGTTEADQLKIDVIDWLVFDPAQRAEALKQSNAIMRKFLASKKHEAAKDVFVKIPQDSIAEIYNQWEEQGMDTPLPAEDDNAIREHLCIRAYLEAHETFNEWFKHMNSAPQKPSLLSQASFTEKVAHEHKEKKYEMDYGIWKGLLDALTADVKEKMYNVLLFVDGGWMVDVREDAEDDPERTHQMILLRKLCLPMMCFLLHTVLHSTGQYQECLRLADMVASERHKLYTVFSKEELRKLLQKLRESSLMLLDQDLDPLGYEIQS, encoded by the exons TTACTGCACTAACTCGAAGCTTCATGAAGCCATCAGATATGTCTGCCATCCTGGGAACAGGAGGAAAATCTCCTCTGATTCTACCAACTCCTGGACTTCTTAGCAATCTGTCAATG TTGGATGATAGTAGCTGGACAATGGCGCTCTCACCTCAGCAGACAGGAATGTTTGTAAATCTGGACATGTCCAACATGACAGAAGATGTCACTGTGAGCGCTGTACTGTTGCGTGAGGATGATCCTGGGGAAGCTG CTACTATGAGCATGTACTCAGATTTTCTGCATTGCTTCCTGAAGCATACATCAACTACCATTTTCGATCTTGTGGATGAGTATGAAAGTATTTGTAGCAGTCAG GTGAATATACTAGGGAAAATAGTTTATCGGGCAACTCCTGGACAGCAAAAGTTTTCAAAAACTGCCAGTGTCTTGTGGCTTCTCAAGCAGGAGATGGTAACTTGGAGACTGTTGTCCTCGCTTTATAG AGACAGAATACAGTCTGCACTGGAAGATGAAACTACATTTGATATCACA GTTTTAACTGCTAGTGAAAAAACGAATGTAGACAACTTGTTTCAGAAAGATTCACTTGTTCGACAAAGCCAG CTGGTGGTAGATTGGCTAGAGAGCATTGCCAAGGACGATATTGGGGACTTCTCTGATAATATTGAGTTTTATGCAAAATCTGTATATTG GGAGAACACACTACATATCCTGAAACAGCGACAGTTAAATACATACATTGGGAGTTCTCGAGCTCTGGTAACAGAGTTg GATCCAGATGCTCCTATAAGACAGAAACTGCCACTTGATGATTTGGACCGAGAAGATGATGCGAGGTTATTGAAGTATCTCTTCACTCTTATCAGAGCTGGAATGACAGACGAG GCACAGCGCTTATGCAAACGGTGTGGTCAGGCCTGGAGAGCTGCAACTTTGGAAGGATGGAAATTGTATCATGATCCTAACATAAATGGAG GAAAAGAGCTGGAGCCTGTTCAAGGGAATCCATACAGGTGCATTTGGAAAATAAGTTGTTGGCGTATGGCTGAAGAG GAGCAGTTCAACAGGTATGAGAGAGCAATCTATGCAGCACTGAGTGGAAACCTCAAACAG CTTCTTCCAGTCTGCGATACCTGGGAAGATACAGTTTGGGCATATTTCAGGGTCATGGTGGACACTCTTGTTGAACAGGAAATACGAACTTCAGTAATAACTGCAGAGGAGATGGAAGAACTCCCTAGAGATTATTTAGAAACAAA CTGGACCTCAGAAAAAGTTTTTGAAGAACTTCAGGCAACAGACAAAAAG agGGTTATAGAGGAGAACCAAGAACACTATCATGTGATTCAGAAATTCATTATACTGGGAGATGTGGATG GTTTGATGGAAGAATTCAGCAGATGGCTTTCCAAAGACAGAAGTGTGCTCCCAGGACACCTGCTTCGTTTCATGACACATCTCATTCTGTTTTTCCGCACTTTGGGTCTGCAGACTAAG GAGGAAGTTTCTGTTGAAGTCCTAAAGACCTACATTCAG CGGATGATGTCTGAGAAGCACACAgatttaatagcattttatgtTAGCCACTTGCCCCCAGAGCTAGCTGTTGCTCAGTATGCTTTATTTCTTGAAGATGTTACTGAAAGTGATCAACGTCACCACTGCCTTGAATTAGCAAAAGATGCAG GTCTGGATGTTGCAACCATAACAAAAACTGTTGTTGAAAACATCCGCAAGAAGGATGCTGGTGAATTCAGTCACCACGACCATATGCTAGATACGGGCACGACAGAG GCGGATCAGCTGAAAATAGATGTAATTGACTGGCTCGTATTTGATCCTGCACAGAGGGCAGAAGCACTTAAGCAAAGCAATGCAATCATGAGGAAGTTCTTGG CATCCAAGAAACATGAAGCTGCAAAAGATGTGTTTGTGAAGATTCCTCAAGACTCTATAGCAGAAATATATAACCAATGGGAAGAACAGGGAATGGATACTCCACTTCCAGCTGAAGATGACAATGCTATACGGGAACATTTATGTATTCGGGCATATTTG GAAGCCCACGAAACCTTTAATGAATGGTTTAAACACATGAATTCGGCTCCACAGAAGCCTTCTTTGTTATCACAAGCAAGTTTCACTGAAAAAGTGGCCCATGAACATAAAGAAAAGAAGTATGAG ATGGATTATGGTATTTGGAAAGGCCTCCTGGATGCTCTTACAGCTGACGTGAAAGAGAAAATGTACAATGTATTGCTGTTTGTTGATGGAGGATGGATGGTTGACGTTAGAgag GATGCTGAGGATGACCCGGAACGAACACACCAGATGATTTTGCTGCGAAAGCTGTGTCTGCCAATGATGTGCTTTTTACTGCATACGGTGTTACATAGTACCGGACAGTATCAGGAGTGCCTGCGACTGGCTGACATGGTTGCTTCTGAGAGACACAAGCTTTATACG GTATTTTCAAAAGAAGAACTCCGAAAGCTTCTACAGAAGCTGAGGGAATCTTCTCTGATGCTTCTGGACCAGGATCTTGATCCTTTGGGATATGAAATTCAGTCATAG